One region of Rickettsiales bacterium genomic DNA includes:
- the trmB gene encoding tRNA (guanosine(46)-N7)-methyltransferase TrmB produces the protein MSANKPHNPTLDRDFLRSFGRRKGRALPEYKQELLDELMPKLFPVLDEDRETWLEIGFGGGEHLLELAKNYPERHIIGAEPYLNGIAKLLTELAETSITNLSVIPDDVRPWLKTLPEASLDGVYLLFPDPWPKTSHHKRRILNTALLDLIAKVLKPHGVLRIATDHVDYSAWMMEHLLPHPSFKWKVESHKDWHEPFSDWKQTRYQQKTTQQGRLPIFLEFALT, from the coding sequence ATGTCAGCAAACAAACCGCATAATCCGACACTCGATAGAGACTTCTTACGTTCATTCGGGCGCCGCAAAGGCCGTGCCCTACCTGAATATAAGCAAGAATTGCTCGATGAGTTAATGCCTAAACTTTTTCCTGTGTTGGATGAAGATAGAGAGACGTGGCTGGAGATTGGTTTTGGCGGCGGCGAGCATCTATTAGAACTCGCCAAGAACTACCCTGAACGCCATATTATCGGTGCAGAACCTTACCTCAATGGCATTGCAAAGCTACTGACTGAGCTGGCTGAAACCTCCATTACCAACCTTAGCGTCATCCCTGATGATGTGCGCCCTTGGCTGAAAACCCTGCCCGAGGCCAGTTTAGATGGCGTGTATCTACTTTTCCCTGATCCATGGCCCAAAACGAGCCACCATAAACGCCGTATCCTCAACACCGCCCTACTCGACCTGATAGCTAAAGTGCTCAAACCTCACGGCGTACTACGCATCGCGACCGACCATGTCGATTACTCGGCTTGGATGATGGAGCATTTACTGCCTCACCCATCCTTCAAGTGGAAAGTGGAAAGCCACAAGGATTGGCACGAGCCCTTCAGCGATTGGAAACAGACCCGCTATCAGCAAAAAACCACCCAGCAAGGTCGCTTACCTATTTTCTTGGAATTCGCTCTCACCTAA